From the genome of Vicia villosa cultivar HV-30 ecotype Madison, WI linkage group LG2, Vvil1.0, whole genome shotgun sequence, one region includes:
- the LOC131648414 gene encoding ALA-interacting subunit 1-like — translation MMDMSPGGKDGQSPPNSKKTSKKPKYSKFSQQELPAWKPILTPGWVIAAFTVIGIIFIPVGLASLFASERVEEAIFRYDDTCLPSSDAGNPVAYIKNDATNKTCTRKWVVEHKMQAPIFIYYQLDNYFQNHRRYVKSRSDKQLWNKEAGGGETIKNCYPEDKTKENEPIVPCGLIAWSLFNDTYKFSMKNKDLTVNKKNIAWKSDKGSKFGHDVYPKNFQGGGLIGGAKLDESIPLSDQEDLIVWMRTAALPTFRKLYGKIESDLEANDEIDILIENNYNTYEFGGKKRLVLSTTTWIGGKNPFIGMAYLFVGGISLLCAIGFILLYVIKPRPLGDPSYLSWNRNPGILK, via the exons ATGATGGACATGAGCCCCGGTGGGAAGGATGGACAATCTCCTCCCAATTCAAAGAAAACTTCCAAGAAACCTAAAT ATTCGAAATTCTCGCAGCAAGAACTTCCTGCTTGGAAACCGATTCTAACACCTGGATGG GTTATTGCTGCATTTACTGTCATTGGAATCATCTTTATCCCTGTTGGTCTTGCTTCATTGTTCGCATCGGAGAGAGTAGAGGAAGCTATATTCAGATATGATGACACGTGTCTTCCTTCGTCTGATGCTGGAAATCCAGTTGCATATATTAAAAACGATGCTACTAACAAAACATGCACTCGTAAATGGGTT GTTGAACACAAAATGCAAGCACCAATTTTCATCTACTACCAGCTTGATAATTACTTTCAAAATCATCGCAG ATATGTTAAGAGTAGAAGTGACAAGCAATTGTGGAATAAGGAAGCTGGAGGAGGGGAAACAATAAAAAACTGTTATCCAGaagataaaacaaaagaaaatgagCCAATTGTTCCTTGTGGTCTCATTGCATGGAGTTTGTTCAATGACACCTACAAATTCTCAATGAAGAACAAGGATTTAACTGTCAACAAAAAGAACATAGCATGGAAGAGTGACAAAGGTTCTAAATTTGGTCATGATGTTTATCCTAAAAATTTTCAGGGTGGTGGTTTGATTGGAGGTGCTAAACTCGATGAAAGCATACCG TTGAGTGATCAAGAGGATCTCATTGTTTGGATGAGAACAGCGGCACTACCGACTTTTAGAAAACTATATGGGAAGATCGAGTCTGATCTTGAAGCTAATGATGAGATAGATATATTAATCGAGAACAATTATAACACATACGAGTTCGGAGGTAAAAAGAGATTGGTTCTCTCAACCACAACTTGGATTGGTGGGAAAAATCCATTCATTGGAATGGCATACCTTTTTGTTGGTGGCATTTCCTTGTTATGTGCCATAGGATTCATTCTTCTGTATGTGATCAAGCCAAG ACCTCTTGGGGATCCATCCTACTTGTCTTGGAACAGAAATCCAGGGATCTTAAAATAA
- the LOC131654153 gene encoding tRNAse Z TRZ4, mitochondrial isoform X2, translated as MGEEGMSVNIWGPSDLKYLVDAMRSFIPNAAMVHTKSFGPTFGTNESLAQYQSNPIVLVDDEVVRISAIILQPKGQNDTVDSSNVKKITAAKPGDMSVVYVCELPEIKGKFDLEKAKALGLRPGPKYRELQLGNSVKSDHQNVMVHPSDVMAPSIPGPIVLVVDCPTESHLEALLSAKSLATYGDQVGNLSKSVACVIHLTPEFVVSSSNYQKWMKTFGSAQHIMAGHEKKNIEVPILKASARIATRLNYLCPQFFPAPGFWSCSNENGSKPGFLASSEDSFSALSNVIHAENLLKFTLRPYVNLGLDRSCIPTKVSSSEIIDELLLEIPEVVEAAQHVSQLWQDSSQTTESLIPVSDHTMVEEPWLCEDGIPPACLENIRRDDLEIVLLGTGSSQPSKYRNVTSIYINLFSKGGLLLDCGEGSLGQLKRRYGVSGADDVVRSLICIWISHIHADHHTGLARILALRRDLLKGFPHEPVLVVGPRKLKRYLDAYQRLEDLDMLFLDCKHTTEASLDNFENDLQEKVNSEDLNNNSAKINASKLDSTLFAKGSRMQSYLKIPGSPVDKDAVYPLLKKLKGVIREAGLNSLISFPVVHCPQSYGVVLQAEERTNSIGKVIPGWKIVYSGDTRPCPELIEASRNATVLIHEATFEEGMVEEAIAKNHSTTNEAIEMGESANVYRIILTHFSQRYPKIPVFDKAHMDKTCVAFDMMSINIADLPVLPKVLPYLKLLFRNDMIVDESDDVVDVATSMS; from the exons ATGGGAGAAGAGGGCATGTCT gTCAACATATGGGGCCCTTCAGATCTTAAGTATTTAGTAGATGCCATGAGATCTTTTATTCCCAATGCTGCGATGGTTCACACAAAAAGTTTTGGACCCACCTTCGGTACCAATGAGTCCCTTGCGCAGTATCAAAGTAACCCTATTGTTCTTGTTGATGATGAGGTGGTCAGAATATCAGCCATTATCCTTCAACCAAAAGGCCAAAATGACACAGTTGATTCCTCAAATGTCAAAAAGATTACAGCTGCTAAGCCTGGTGATATGTCTGTAGTTTATGTTTGCGAGCTGCCTGAGATTAAGGGAAAATTTGATCTGGAGAAAGCTAAGGCACTTGGTCTCAGACCTGGGCCAAAGTACCGTGAACTGCAACTTGGAAATTCGGTGAAATCCGATCACCAAAATGTTATG GTTCATCCAAGTGATGTCATGGCCCCTTCTATTCCTGGTCCTATTGTTCTTGTTGTAGATTGCCCAACTGAATCTCACTTGGAAGCATTATTGTCTGCAAAATCACTAGCTACTTATGGTGATCAAGTGGGAAACCTGTCAAAGAGTGTTGCATGTGTAATTCATTTAACTCCTGAATTTGTTGTAAGTAGTTCAAATTACCAAAAATGGATGAAGACGTTTGGTTCTGCACAGCATATCATGGCCGGGCATGAAAA GAAGAATATAGAGGTACCGATTTTGAAAGCTAGTGCAAGAATTGCAACACGACTTAATTACTTATGTCCTCAGTTCTTTCCAGCTCCGGGATTTTGGTCTTGCTCAAATGAGAATGGCTCAAAACCTGGTTTTCTTGCTTCAAGTGAG GATTCTTTTTCAGCACTTTCTAATGTCATTCATGCTGAAAATcttcttaag TTTACTTTGCGTCCCTATGTTAATCTTGGGTTGGATAGATCTTGTATTCCAACTAAAGTGTCTTCCTCAGAAATTATTGATGAGTTGCTGTTAGAGATTCCAGAAGTTGTGGAAGCAGCTCAGCATGTCAGTCAGCTCTGGCAAGATTCCAGTCAGACAACGGAGAGTTTAATTCccgtgtctgatcacacgatggTTGAGGAGCCATGGTTGTGTGAAGATGGTATTCCACCTGCTTGCTTGGAAAATATAAGAAGAGATGACTTGGAGATAGTGCTTCTTGGAACTGGTTCATCCCAGCCATCCAAGTATCGAAACGTGACTTCAATATATATAAATCTTTTCTCGAAAGGTGGTTTACTCTTGGATTGTGGCGAAGGATCTTTAGGACAACTCAAAAGAAG ATACGGTGTAAGTGGTGCTGATGATGTTGTGAGATCTTTAATCTGCATTTGGATCTCTCATATTCACGCCGATCACCACACTGGGTTGGCTAGGATTCTTGCTCTCCGCCGCGATTTGCTGAAAGGATTTCCTCACGAACCGGTGCTTGTTGTAGGACCAAGGAAACTCAAGAGATATTTAGATGCATACCAAAGACTAGAAGATTTAGATATGCTGTTTCTTGACTGCAAACATACCACAGAagcatcattggataattttgagAATGACTTGCAAGAAAAAGTTAATTCTGAGGATCTGAACAATAACAGTGCGAAAATAAATGCATCGAAACTCGATTCAACTTTATTTGCTAAAGGGTCTCGCATGCAAAGCTATTTGAAAATACCAGGTAGTCCTGTTGATAAAGATGCAGTTTATCCCCTCCTAAAGAAATTGAAGGGGGTAATACGAGAAGCCGGTCTCAATTCCTTGATTAGTTTTCCCGTTGTACATTGCCCACAGTCATATGGTGTTGTTCTACAAGCAGAAGAGAGGACTAATAGTATTGGAAAAGTGATACCTGGTTGGAAAATTGTATACTCTGGTGACACAAGGCCCTGTCCAGAGCTAATAGAAGCATCTCGAAATGCAACAGTTCTTATACACGAG GCAACTTTCGAGGAGGGTATGGTAGAGGAGGCTATAGCGAAAAACCACAGCACCACGAATGAAGCCATAGAAATGGGAGAAAGCGCTAATGTATATCGTATCATACTAACTCACTTCAGCCAAAGATATCCAAAAATTCCTGTATTTGATAAAGCTCACATGGATAAAACATGTGTTGCATTCGACATGATGAGTATCAATATAGCAGATTTGCCAGTTCTTCCCAAGGTTCTTCCATATCTGAAATTGCTGTTCAGAAATGACATGATAGTTGATGAATCAGACGATGTAGTAGATGTTGCCACATCAATGTCTTGA